The Longimicrobium sp. genome segment GCGGCGGCGCGGAGCATGGACGAGGCGACCTCACGACCCTGCTGGCGGCCGGCGCGCGTGGTGTCGGACACCTGCGACAGGCGGCTGAGCGCCTGCACGTAGGCGGTGCCCGTCTGCTGCACCATCAGCGCGGCCTGCTGGGCGTCGCGCTGCTGCATGGCCGTCACCAGCTGCGTGGTGTTGCGCGAGGCCACGTACTGCCCCGTGGCCAGCCCGCCCAGGAAGAGCGCGATTCCCGCCGCGATGGCGCCCGACACCCACGCGGCGGGAAAGCGGATGCGCCGGGCCGTGGCGGGTGCCGCGGGCGCGTGCACCAGGCCGCGCTCGCGCAGCGCGCGCACGGTGCGCTCCTCCAGCAGCCGGCCGGGCTCGCGCTCGCGGGGAAGCGCGTCGAACAGCGCGCGCTCCGCGGGCGTCAGCTCGTTGTCCATCTCGTCATGCGGGCTCATGGGTCTTTCCTTTCGCGGGCTCCAGCACCTGCCGGAGCGACCGTCTGGCGTTGAAGAGCTGGCTCTTCGAAGTCCCCGGCGCGATCCCCAGCATCTCGCCGATTTCCTCGTGCCGGTAGCCCTCCACGTCGTGCAGCACCAGCACCGTGCGGTACCCGGCCGGAAGGAGGGCGATGGCCCGCTCCAGGTCGATGCGCTCGCCGTCGTGCGGCGGGGCGCGCCAGGGCTCGGGCACGCCCTCCATGTCGGTCCACCGCCCGCGCTTGCGCAGGAGCTGGCGCGCCACGTTCAGCCCGATGCCGGTGAGCCAGGTGCTGAACGCGGCCTCCCAGCGGAAGTCGCCCAGCTTCTCGGTGGCGCGGATCCAGGTGTCCTGCACCACGTCCTCGGCGTCGTGCTCGCTGCCGCCCACGATGCGCAGCACCACCTGGTGCAGCCGCGGGGTGTGGCGGCGGTACAGGTCGCGGAACGCCCGTTCGTCGCCGCTCAGGAGCAGCGCTTCGGCCAGTGCCCGGTCGGTGGCGGGCGCGGTTTCGGTCCTCATGGCACCCGTTGAGTGTCGCGGGGCGGGGGGATGGTTGTATCGGGGGATGAAAAGATCTTCGGGGAGATTGCGATGGTGCGTCGCCATGCCCCGCGGGCCCTCGCCCTGGCTGGCCCGGCGCGACTCCCGTCGCGCCGCCGGGCCGCCTGTCCCTCCCCCAAAACTGCCTGGGGGAGGGACGGGGCATCGGCGCGGCCTGCACGATTCAGCTCAGTCCGCGGACACCAGAGTGCCGGAGGAGCGGCAGGATGTCGCGGCGGCAGTCCCGCAGGGACTTTGTGCTCTTGTTGCCCGCCAATTTCATTGGCGGTCGGGTGCCGCCGCCTCAGCCCGCCAGCCGCGCCAGCATCGCCGCGGTGATGACCGTCGGGTCGCGCGGAAGGCGGGCGATGGCGAAGCGGGGGATGAGGTCGCGCGCGGCGATCTCCCCCTCGTCCGCCAGGTTGCACGTCGCCGCCAGCCAGCCGGTGACGCGCTCCGGGGCGATGCCGCGCGCCCGCAGCTCGCCGAGCGAGACGGAGCCGTGGCGCTTGGCCAGGCGCTCGCCGTCCTCGCCCAGCATCAGCGGCACGTGCAGGAACGCGGGCTCGGGGAGGCGGAGCGCACGGTAGATCAGCAGCTGCCGCGCGGTGGACGACAGCAGGTCGCCGCCGCGGACCACGTGCGTGATCTCCATCGCCGCGTCGTCCACCGTCACGGCCAGCTGGTAGGCGGCGGCGCCGTCCTTCCGGCGGACGACGAAATCCCCCGTCTCGTCCGCGGGGCCGAAGCAGCATCGCCCCATCAGCCAATCTTCGAAGCAGACGTCGCCCGGCTCCACGCGCATCCGCAGGGCAAGCACGGAGCGGCCGTGCGCCATCAGCGACGGCGCGGCGGGGTCCACGCGGCGCTCTCGGCAGGTGCCGGTGTAGCGCGGACCCTCCTCGCCCGCGTGCGGCGCGCTGGCGGCCGCGGCGATGTCGCGCCGCGAGCAGGCGCACTCGAAGAGGACGCCGCGCGCGGCCAGCACCCGCAGCGCGTCGTCGTACCGCTCCGCGCGCTGCGACTGGACGTAGGGCGCGTGCGGACCGCCCACGCCGGGGCCCTCGTCCCAGTCGATCCCCAGCCAGCGGAGCTCGTCCAGCTGCGTCTCCATCACCCCCGCCCGCACGCGCCCGAAGTCCAGGTCCTCCACGCGCATCACGAACGCGCCGCCGGCCGCGCGCGCCTGCAGCCACGCGAGCAGCGCGGTGCGCGCGTTGCCCAGGTGCAGCGCGCCCGTGGGGCTCGGGGCGAACCGGCCACGCACGGGGCGGCCGTCCGGTTCTCGGGAGATGGGAGAGGTATCCGGCACGGCGGAACGGGGCGGCGATGGGAAACGGATGCGGGGATGGTAACCGCGGCATGCGGGCGTTCGCCAGACGGGATCGATCGTGGGACCGCATCGCCACTCTGGCGCATCGCCCGCGCGCGCATGAGCTTGGATGCGCGTTCCCGCCGAGGTCGCCTCCACGCACCCCATCCCCCACCGGACGATGAGCCTTTCCCTGGAGCTGCTGCACGTGTTCAGCGTGTTCCTGTTCGTCGGCGGGCTGCTCGGCCGCACGGTCGCGCAGGCGCAGGCGCGGCGCGCGACGGACATCCGCGATCTCGACGCGTACCTGCGGATCTCCAGCCAGTTCGAGAACAAGATGGTGCGGCCGGGCTCGTTCGCCGTGCTGGGGCTGGGGCTGCTGACCGCCTGGCTGAAGCACTGGCCGTTCGCGCCGCTGACGTGGGTGTCGGCCTCGCTCCTGCTGTTCTTCAGCGCGTTCCTGCTGGTGCCCACGGTGTTCATCCCCCGCGGCAGGCTCTTCCGCGCCGCGCTGGACGACGCCCGCGGGCAGGGGCAGGTGACGCCGCGGCTCACCGCCGCGATGGGCGACCGCATCGTTGCCGTGGGCCACGCGTACGAGTGGGCCGTGGTCGCCGCCATCACCTGGCTGATGATCGCCAAGCCGTTCTGAAGACCGACCCGATGACGAACTTCGACCCGAGCTGGTGCGCGCGCATCAACGCCCACAAGCGGCGCGAGCCCGAGCCCGCACCGCCGCCGCCGCCCGAGCCGCAGCCGGTCCCGTCGGCGGAGGCCACGCCGTTCCGCCTGCGCGAGATCCCGAAGGAGCACGTCTGCGAGCTGTGCGGCACGGTGATGTACGACCACAACTGCAAGATCGTCTGCCCCAACTGCGGCTACAAACGCGACTGCAGCGACCCGTGAGCGGGGACCGATCCACGGGTAACAAGGGCCGGACGAGTCGGCGGAATCACGGTGTGGCCGATCAATAGAAAGGTCCGGGCGCGGCGAGTCACCGGCGACTGAAGTCGCAGCAACAACTACGGGAAGCCTCGCAAACTGCGCGAGGCTGATCCGCTCATTCCGTGGCATCGGGCGCTTACGACCGACCTTCTTTCGTCCTCCCTCGACGCCTCCAGTGCGGGGACGACTCAGGATGATGTCGGCGGTGGCATCCTATCGCCCGTGAACGACAAAACTCCCCTTCACCTGCGTTCAGGAGAAGGGGAGAATGATTTTCGGGCGTGTGCTCAGAACGACGTGCGGATGCCGACGGTGAGGGTGCGGCCGGGGCGGATGGTGACGTTGTCGGGCTCGCCGAGCTGGCGGCCGAGAAGGTTGTCGCCCGTGGCCACGAACCAGACGCGCGGCGCCACCTGCCGCGAGCCGGTGGCGCGCAGGTTGGTGCTGCCGTGGTACTGCCGCCAGAAGGCGCGCAGCTTCTCGCCGTTGAAGTCGCCCGGATCGCCGCCGGGCTGCGCGAAGGCGGCGGCCAGGGCGGCGCGGTCGTAGCTGGTCCAGTCCCACGCGCGGCTGGCGGTGAGCGCTCCGGTCCACCCGCTCCCCGTCCACTCGGCCGTCAGCCCCGCCGTGCGCGCGGGCACGCCCAGCATCCGGTCGCCGGGGCGGAGGTCGCCGCCGTAGCCGGGGGCCACGCTGCGCACGCGGCTGTCCACGAACGACAGCGCGCCGGTGAGCGAGAGCGGGCCACCGCGCCACCGGCCCTGCATCTCCCACCCGCGGTTGGTGATGGAGCCCAGGTTCTGCGGCACGTAGCGCACGTGCTGCTCCGCGCGGCCGTAGCGCGTGGTGGTCTCGATCCCCGCCACCACGTCCTGGATGAGGCCGCTGGCGCGCTGGTCGAAGCGGGTGACCTGGAACGACGTGCCGCGCCGCAGATACAGCTCCGCACCGAACTCGAAGCCGGACTGCGTCTCCGGCTCCAGCGCCGCGGCCAGCGGGCTGGGGTAGCCCACGTGCAGGTTCTCGCGCGCGGGCACGCTGGGCGGGCGGATGCCGCGCCCGTACGCCGCGCGCAGCTTCAGCTCGCTGGCCCCGAAGGCGCGCACCCACGCCGCGCCCAGCATGGGCAGCGTGGACAGCTCGCCCGCGCCGCCCAGCGCGTCGTTGCGCTCCAGCCGGACCCCCGCCGTGCCGAAGAGCGTGTTGCGCCACGCGCCGCTCACCTGCGCCAGCGCGCCGGTGTCGTGCCGCCAGCGCACCACGTCCTCCGTCCCCTCGCGCGCCCAGGTCTCGCCCGCCTCGCGGGGGTGCACCATGGCCACCGTGGTCTGCTCGCGCAGGACGGAGTGCTCCACGGCCACGCTCAGGTCCGCCACCATGTCCCCATCCCCCAGCAGCCGCTTGCTTCCCCCTGCGCGCAGCGTGGCCCGGTCGCCCGCGCCGCTCCCGGCGCGCAGCGTGGGGTCCAGCGCCGCGGGGAACGGCCCAGTGGTGTCCGCCACGCGGTTCAGCCGGTAGCCGTCGATCCCCGCGAGGAAGGTGAAGCTCCACCGCCCCGGCGGCGTGATCGCCGCGTTCACCCCCGCCGTGTACTGCCGCATCCCCTGCGACGCCGCGGTGGTCGTCGTCGGGGAGATGGAGGACGAGTCGCCCGGCGCCATCTGCCCGCGGCGGCCGTAGCGCGCGCCCTGGGCCGCGGCGGTGTCGCCCGGCGCCGGCGGGGTGAGGATGGGAAGGAGCGGGTTCCGCCCCGCGCCCGCCGTCTGCCCGTAGAAGCGGAAGGTGCCGGTGAAGATGGCGCGCGGCGCGACCCATCTTCCCGTCGCCAGCGCGCTCACCGTGCGGCTTCCCGCGTCGGGGTACACCGCGCCGGTGCCGCCCACCGTGACCGCCGCGGCCATCGAGCGGAGGTTGGTTCCCGCGCGGATGGAAAGGCGCTCGCGGTGCGTGGGCACGGGGCGCGAGGCGAAGTCGCTTCCCGCCGCGCCGGCCTCGGTGCGGAACTCGGCCCGCATCCCCGCCCCGCCGTCGTGGCGCGTGACGATGTTGATGACCCCGCTGATCGCGTCGGACCCGTACAGCGCCGCGCCCTGCGGCCCGCGGATCACCTCCACGCGCTCCACCAGGTCGGGGTCGATCTGGGTGACGACAAGCGGGTTGGCGACCTCGACGCCGTCGATGTACACCTTGGGATACGTGGCCACGAACGAGCTGGCGCCGCGCACGCTCCCGTACTGCCCGAGCAGATCGGAGGGAGACCGGCGCCACATCCACATCCCGGGGACGGTGCCGTTCATCACCTCGGCCAGGCTGGTGGCGGAGCGGCGCGACAGCTCCGGCCCGTCGATCACGTCCAGCCCCACCGCCAGCCCGCGCCGCGCGGCGCCCGCCGGCGTGCCGGTGACCACGATGCGCTCCAGCGTGCTCTCGCGCTCCGGCTCCGGCGCGGCGGCGGCACCCGCGCGCCGCGGCGGCGCGGGGGCGAGCACGACCTGCCCGGCGACGACCACGGGCTCCGCGCCCGCGCCGCCCACCAGCCGCGCGAGCGCATCGCCCAGCGGCACGCGCTCGGCGGCCACGCAGACGCGGCGGTCCAGCGGGAGGGCTTCGGAGGTGTAGGAGAGGCGGACCCCCGCGGCGGCGGAGAGGCGGTCCAGCGCGTCGCGCAGGGTGACGTCGCGCGCGCGGAGGGTGACGGTGCGGTCCAGCGGCGCGGGCCACGCCCGCTCCGCCGCGAACGCCGCCGCCGCGCACCCGCCCTGCGCCCGCGCGGGGACGGCAAGTCCCGCGAGGAGCAGGGAGATGGCGAGAACGGCCGAGCCCCGGGCGCGCCAGTGGCACGTCCGGGGCATGGCGGCGGGGGCCGCGGCGGCCGCGGTCACGGCGCCCGTCGGCCACCTCCCGGGCGGACGATGACGGCGGTGTCGCCGCGCATCCGCAGCTCGCCGCCCAGGGTGGCGGCCACGATGCGCAGCGCCGCGCCGGCGCTCTGGCCCTGGAAATCGGCGGTGAGGTGGCGCGCCGCGAGCGCGGGGTCGTCCACGCGGAGCGTCACGCCGTACCAGCGGCGCATCTCCGCGGCCACCTCCGCCAGCGGCGCGTCGCGGAAGACGAGGCGGCCGGTCGTCCACGCGACGTCTTCCCGCGTCGCCGCGCCGCGCTCCACCTTCACCCCGCCGCGGGCCACGGAAGCGCGGTCGCCGGCGCGGAGAACCGTGGCGCCGCGCCCCGGCGGCGTCACCTTCACCGAGCCGTGGGTGACGACCACGCGGGTGGAGTCCTGCCCGCCCGTGGCTACGGTGAACGCCGTCCCCACGTCCGTCACCCGCGCCGCGTCGGTGACGACCTCGAACGGACGCACGTCGTCGTGCACCACGTCGAAGAACGCCTCGCCGTGGAGACGGAGGCGGCGCTCGTCGTCCCCATACCCGTTGGCGACGACCAGGCGGCTCGCCGGGCCCAGGAGGACGCGGCTCCCGTCGGGAAGCTCGATCGCCTGCGTCCCCCCGACCGCCGTGGCGTACCGCGCCTGCCACCCGCCCGCGTGCGGACGCAGCGTCCGCCACACCAGCGCGCCGCCGATGGCCAGGATCAGCGCCGCGGCCGCCGCGAGCACCGCGGGCGTCCGCCACCGCGGCCGCGCGGAGGGAACGATCGCCGGACGGCGCGGCGCGGGGACGCCCGCCGCGCCGCCGCGCTCCACCGTCAGCGCCGGGCGGTCGCGGCGCGCCATCACCGACGCGAGCGCGGCCTCCACGTCCACCGGCGGGGCGGCGTCCGCGCGCACCCCGGCCACGGCATCGCCCAGGGCGCCGACCAGCTCGGCGCGCCCGGGATGCGCGTCCATCTCCAGGCGCAGCGCGGCCTCCTGCTCCGGCGAGGCCTCGCCGGAGAGGGAGCGCGCGACGGCCTGCCAGAGGGCGTCGTCGTAATCGGTGGAGGTGCGGTCCGGGTCGTTCATGCCCTTTCAACACGCGAGCCGCGGGACACCCTACGCCC includes the following:
- a CDS encoding RNA polymerase sigma factor, with the translated sequence MRTETAPATDRALAEALLLSGDERAFRDLYRRHTPRLHQVVLRIVGGSEHDAEDVVQDTWIRATEKLGDFRWEAAFSTWLTGIGLNVARQLLRKRGRWTDMEGVPEPWRAPPHDGERIDLERAIALLPAGYRTVLVLHDVEGYRHEEIGEMLGIAPGTSKSQLFNARRSLRQVLEPAKGKTHEPA
- the gluQRS gene encoding tRNA glutamyl-Q(34) synthetase GluQRS encodes the protein MRGRFAPSPTGALHLGNARTALLAWLQARAAGGAFVMRVEDLDFGRVRAGVMETQLDELRWLGIDWDEGPGVGGPHAPYVQSQRAERYDDALRVLAARGVLFECACSRRDIAAAASAPHAGEEGPRYTGTCRERRVDPAAPSLMAHGRSVLALRMRVEPGDVCFEDWLMGRCCFGPADETGDFVVRRKDGAAAYQLAVTVDDAAMEITHVVRGGDLLSSTARQLLIYRALRLPEPAFLHVPLMLGEDGERLAKRHGSVSLGELRARGIAPERVTGWLAATCNLADEGEIAARDLIPRFAIARLPRDPTVITAAMLARLAG
- a CDS encoding DUF2269 family protein, whose protein sequence is MRVPAEVASTHPIPHRTMSLSLELLHVFSVFLFVGGLLGRTVAQAQARRATDIRDLDAYLRISSQFENKMVRPGSFAVLGLGLLTAWLKHWPFAPLTWVSASLLLFFSAFLLVPTVFIPRGRLFRAALDDARGQGQVTPRLTAAMGDRIVAVGHAYEWAVVAAITWLMIAKPF
- a CDS encoding TonB-dependent receptor plug domain-containing protein produces the protein MTAAAAAPAAMPRTCHWRARGSAVLAISLLLAGLAVPARAQGGCAAAAFAAERAWPAPLDRTVTLRARDVTLRDALDRLSAAAGVRLSYTSEALPLDRRVCVAAERVPLGDALARLVGGAGAEPVVVAGQVVLAPAPPRRAGAAAAPEPERESTLERIVVTGTPAGAARRGLAVGLDVIDGPELSRRSATSLAEVMNGTVPGMWMWRRSPSDLLGQYGSVRGASSFVATYPKVYIDGVEVANPLVVTQIDPDLVERVEVIRGPQGAALYGSDAISGVINIVTRHDGGAGMRAEFRTEAGAAGSDFASRPVPTHRERLSIRAGTNLRSMAAAVTVGGTGAVYPDAGSRTVSALATGRWVAPRAIFTGTFRFYGQTAGAGRNPLLPILTPPAPGDTAAAQGARYGRRGQMAPGDSSSISPTTTTAASQGMRQYTAGVNAAITPPGRWSFTFLAGIDGYRLNRVADTTGPFPAALDPTLRAGSGAGDRATLRAGGSKRLLGDGDMVADLSVAVEHSVLREQTTVAMVHPREAGETWAREGTEDVVRWRHDTGALAQVSGAWRNTLFGTAGVRLERNDALGGAGELSTLPMLGAAWVRAFGASELKLRAAYGRGIRPPSVPARENLHVGYPSPLAAALEPETQSGFEFGAELYLRRGTSFQVTRFDQRASGLIQDVVAGIETTTRYGRAEQHVRYVPQNLGSITNRGWEMQGRWRGGPLSLTGALSFVDSRVRSVAPGYGGDLRPGDRMLGVPARTAGLTAEWTGSGWTGALTASRAWDWTSYDRAALAAAFAQPGGDPGDFNGEKLRAFWRQYHGSTNLRATGSRQVAPRVWFVATGDNLLGRQLGEPDNVTIRPGRTLTVGIRTSF
- a CDS encoding FecR family protein, which gives rise to MNDPDRTSTDYDDALWQAVARSLSGEASPEQEAALRLEMDAHPGRAELVGALGDAVAGVRADAAPPVDVEAALASVMARRDRPALTVERGGAAGVPAPRRPAIVPSARPRWRTPAVLAAAAALILAIGGALVWRTLRPHAGGWQARYATAVGGTQAIELPDGSRVLLGPASRLVVANGYGDDERRLRLHGEAFFDVVHDDVRPFEVVTDAARVTDVGTAFTVATGGQDSTRVVVTHGSVKVTPPGRGATVLRAGDRASVARGGVKVERGAATREDVAWTTGRLVFRDAPLAEVAAEMRRWYGVTLRVDDPALAARHLTADFQGQSAGAALRIVAATLGGELRMRGDTAVIVRPGGGRRAP